In one window of Stigmatopora argus isolate UIUO_Sarg chromosome 19, RoL_Sarg_1.0, whole genome shotgun sequence DNA:
- the zfp36l1b gene encoding mRNA decay activator protein ZFP36L1b gives MTAASICSFLVSEVSGKNNMLNCSQLCAGTSSQVNLSRYKTELCRAFAENGSCKYGAKCQFAHGPHELRSLTRHPKYKTDLCRTFHTIGFCPYGPRCHFIHNPEERRGPLLLSASGRTGYPCLQHSFSFAGFPSSGGSRNSPASVTPPPACSAEDLTEWSGDPSTCSGVFAKTPAVLSPIIPCFFQPASEGPPSPLNSLSDQEGYQSSLGSLSGSESPLLDALRRLPIFSRLSVSDE, from the exons ATGACAGCGGCCAGCATTTGTTCTTTCCTTGTCAGCGAAGTCTCCGGCAAG aaCAACATGTTGAACTGCAGTCAATTGTGTGCCGGCACAAGCAGCCAAGTCAATTTAAGCCGCTACAAGACTGAGCTGTGCCGGGCCTTCGCGGAGAACGGCTCCTGCAAGTACGGTGCCAAATGCCAGTTCGCCCACGGCCCGCATGAGCTCCGCAGCCTCACCCGCCACCCCAAGTACAAAACCGACCTGTGCCGTACGTTTCACACCATCGGGTTTTGCCCATATGGCCCGCGCTGCCACTTCATCCACAACCCGGAGGAGCGCCGCGGCCCCCTGCTGCTCTCCGCATCTGGCAGGACGGGCTATCCCTGCCTACAGCACAGTTTTAGCTTTGCAGGCTTCCCGAGTTCTGGCGGCTCCAGAAACAGCCCTGCCTCAGTCACCCCGCCCCCTGCCTGCTCCGCTGAAGACCTAACCGAGTGGTCTGGTGATCCCTCTACCTGCTCTGGTGTTTTTGCCAAGACTCCAGCTGTCCTATCTCCCATAATCCCGTGCTTTTTCCAGCCAGCTTCAGAAGGTCCACCAAGCCCGCTCAACTCTTTGTCCGACCAGGAGGGCTACCAAAGTAGTCTCGGCAGTCTGAGCGGCTCCGAGTCCCCCCTCCTGGACGCATTGCGCCGCCTTCCTATCTTCAGCAGGCTCTCTGTTTCGGATGAGTAA